From the Actinomyces sp. zg-332 genome, the window CTTTCACATCTTTTACTAGAGCTTCATCATGTTCTACAGTTTGCTCTAAATTAGAATCTGTTGGTCGAACATCTTCTGCATTAGCTACTTGTAAATTTAAAAGCCCTACTCCTAAAAGAGATAGAAGAATTACTTTTGCTAGTGCCTTTTTCATCTTTTTCCCCATCTTTTATACAATAATGATTACTATTTTAAACACTTTTTCATAGATTTGATATTAGCATCCATCATTTGAATATAATTAGTTATATTATCCGTAAAAGTATCTGACCATATCGAACATACTTTAACTCCTTGTTCATCAGCAATTTGCTTCAAAACAGAAGATTTAGCGATAATATTTGGCTCTAAAAATACAGCTTTAACTTTCAAATTATGAATAGTTTCTGTAAGTTTTTTACGTTCAGCAACTGAAGGCTGAGTTGATGGATTAGGCGTTACAAAACCAGCCACTTTAACGCCGTAAGCTTTAGCAAAATATCCGAAAGAATCATGAGTTGTGACAAGTTGTCGATTTTCAATAGGTATTTGCTTGACTTCTTCTAGCAAACGGTGATGTAACTTATCTAATTTTTCCTTATATTCTGTGGCATTCTTATCATAATTATTTTTATTTTTAGGATCTATCTCTGAAAGCTTTTCAGCAATCACATCTACATAGTATTTAACATTTTCAGCATTCAACCACAAATGTGGATCCAATTCACCGTGAACATGCTTTCCTAGAACTGCCTGAGGTAACAAATATATACTTTCACCAGCTTTACCTAAGAATTTGTATTCAATCTCACTAGGAACTTGTGAAATTGCTTTATTAGGAACCTCAATAATTACATCTTTAGCATCATAGTCTTGATGTAAATGTGCGTGTTCGCTGTCTTGTCCATGTACATGAGAATCTTCATCATCGTGTCCGTGTTCATCATGATTATGTTCATCACCATTGGTGTTTACATCATGGTCGTGTTCATGCTCATGTTCATGGTTACTTTCATTGTGATTCGTCTGCGAGTCTTTCCCCTGTTCTTCTTCAACGTGAGAATGAGCCTGATCACCTTCTGCAACTGCTGCACTAAACTTTAACTTTTTATCTTTCAAATCTACAGTTATATCAGCATGATTTTTATCAAATACTTTTTTGCCTGGGAATTTCTTATGAGCATCTACTCCAACTGCAAAAGTAAAAGTAGATTCTTTAACATCCGTTACTTTATTAGTTTTGTTATCTTTATGCTTTGCAACAAAAGTAGCCTTATAAATACCTGGTTTAGTAAAAGCCCATGACATATGTGTGTGTGCATCTATCGGCAATACAGCCTTAGTGCGACTATCTTTATTCGTTGAATCAAAGTAAATATTTGGTTCACCAAATGACTCTGTCAAATATCCAAACATTTTGCCAGGACCTACAAGTTTTTTGAGACTAATCTCTACTTGTTGACTTCTAGTATCAGTATCTTTTTTACCTTCACCTTCAACTCTAAGCCCTAACCAAATTGTATCTAAAGCCCTATTTTCAACTAAGTTAATAGTCTTTATTCCTTTAGGTATAGCACTTTCTGCTAATGCAATATTTTGAACTTTTTTAGGCAAATTTGCATCTAGCATTTTGATAACCGCTTGTTCTTCTAGAGTCAGGTAGTTACTAAAAGCTATATCAGCATTAGCTACATCTCGTGTCTGCCTAAAAGTTGGTTCATATGAGTGTGGGTCTGCCCCATTAGGTACAAGAGCAGTAACATTTGCTTTATCCCTAGTAACGTTTTTTACGATATCAGCAATAATTGGTGTTGTAGCAACAACATTTACTTTATCACTTTGATGTGATGTGGACGCACTTGCGCATCCGGATAGAAAAACACATAGAGCTGCAACACTAACTATAGTATTTTTAATTCTCACTCTTCGTCCTAAAACTATAGATTATGATTCCTGATGAAATAAGCAAAGCTAAAATCCCAACACCTGCTAGTGCATAGTAAATAGAATTTGATGACTGCTCACTAGTATATTCCTTGCCAGAAGCATTGAATTTAACTGCTTTTGCCTTTTTAGAAACTTCTTTTTCTTCTTTTTTATCTTTATCAGTTTTAGATGCTACTTTTCCATAAGATTGTGGCAAAGATGCAGAACATTCATTACCATTTTCATCTCGTCCAACTAACTCATTCCAAGCAACATTTGTTCTAGCAACTGTAGTCTGTGTGATAATTACTGAATATTGACCTGGTGCTGAGAAAAACCAGTTAGGGTGTGTATGAGAGTTTGCTGGTACTGTCCAAGATGATCCGCCACCAGCTCCTAGTAGCACTCTTCCTGATTGTCCGAAACTAGAACCTTCTACTAAGGCTACTCTTCCAGGACCTACATAATTCATCTGGAAGGTAACATTTCCTGTCGTGTTCTGTAGTAGTCCTGGATGTTGAGTATTTATACCTACCCAAGGAACTGATGCTTTTTGAGTCTGATCAATCATCCAAGCAGTTGCGCCTTTTTCACCAATACTTGATAAACCAGCAGGTAAGGAAACTCTTGCAGCATCAGACAATGCAAATGTTCTAGAAGATGGATTTACCCATAAACCCTGATTATCGTCTTTTAGTACACCAGTGTATTCACCGTTTATTACTGCAGATCCTAAGTCAAAGTGTCCACTTGTAATTCCAGCGCTACTTCCAACATTAAACAATACTGTACTCGTGGTCTTAATTTTATCACCTGGTTTTGCTTGCCTGCGCTCTAGAACTGGTTTACAAGTTTTTCCAACAGGTTTATTCGAGTTTTCTTGTATTTTATTAGCTACATTTGGACTAACACAGTAGTAGTTACCATCGTTAGCTAGTTTTTTCTCATAACCTTTCCTACAATCTGCTTTGGGAGCTTCTACAGGTGGTTTTGACTGATTTTTTGAGTCTACATCTATCCTGTAAGTTGCACTTCCAACATTGTAGTCTTTGCCATCTTTAGTAGATACTACATTTACTTTGAAAGTATATCTTCCTGCTTTAGTAAAAGTCCAAGTTACGTGTTTGTGTGTTGGAAATGGTTCTACGATTTGAGAACCATTTACTACTTCAATTCCTCCACCTGATAAGACAGGAGAAACTGGATTATTTACAGTAGATTGATACATATAAACTTTGCCAGGACCTTGTACACTCTCAAAAGTAAATTTAGTAGACTGATATCCAATTTTAGCTACAGCTAGCGTATCCCATCCTGGCCATAGGATATCAGGATTATTACCTGATTGTGATAACACATATGCACTCGGTGCGCCTGGAAAATGTGCAGGTATCTGGGTGTAATAAGCTTTATCTGTAACTTCTAGCACTGTAGTATTAGGATCGCGTAAAACTTTTCTTCCCGTAATATCTTCTGATAAAAATAATTTTGGTTTTCCGTTAACTGGCTCTAGATGAAATAAATCGACATGATTACCACCTTTTGCTCCAATAATCACATCTTCAGCATAGGTAGGTGTAATACTACCAGCACTGACCAACAAGAAAATCAAAAATAGTGTTATAGCTTTTACCCGATTGGATTTTCCAAATTTTGTTACCACTTCAAACCTTACTAATAACGATTATCAATAAGAATAGTTTACTTATTGATAATCATTTTCGCAAGAGGTAAAACACTCTATACTAAAACAAAAGTAAGAATCACATAAAGTATTAAAAACGGCTACAATAAACATTAATAAACAAACGTAATAAGGAATAAAAAATGACTAAAGCACCTAAAAACACAAAGCTAGACCAAATAGCTGAAGAATACGTTGACAATATAGCAAAGAATAACCCTATTGAAGCAACATACTTAGGTATAAAAGGTTATGACCACTTGTGGCCAGATTTTAGTCCTAGCGGTTTAGAAAAAACAAATAAATTACATTTATATACACTTGAAAAAGCAAAAAATGTAGAGTTAGAAAATGTAACAGACGAAATAACTCTAAAAGCAATGGAAGAGAGAATTTCCCTATACAACAAACTTTATGTCACTGGAGAACAACATAGATCACTAAATAACATTGAGTCACCTCTTCAAGCAATAAGAGACATATTTGACTTGCAGTCTCAAGAAACACAAGAAGACTTTGAAAAAATCCTTACACGTTTACAAAACATAGACCAACCACTACAAGGATATATTGAAAGCTTACAATACGCTAAAAACAAAGAACACGTTAGCGCTAAACGCCAAATAGAAGCTGTATGTAAGCAAATAGACAATCTAGCGTCTTCATCTTCCTCATTAGATTTACTTGAACAAACTTATTCAAAATTGCAAAACTGCGATTCTTCTTTCCAAAGCACACTTAAAGAAGCTATCCAAAACGCTAAATGTGAATTTAATAAGCTAAAAACTTATATGCAAGAAGAACTTATACCCCTCGCTCCGCAAGAGGACGCTGTCGGCTTAGAAAGATATAAACTACTATCTCAATATCATGTTGGTGCAGTTGTAGATCTTGATGAAACGTACGAGTGGGGACAAGAAGAACTAAATAATATAGATAAGCAGCAAAAAGAAATCGCCAAAGAACTCTACGGCGATAACGTCAGCGTAATGCAAGCACTAAACAACTTAAACAATGAGCCACGCTATATTTTACACGGCACAAAAGCATTACAAGAATGGATGCAAAAGACTGCTGATGAAGCTATACAAAAGCTAAAAGGAACTCACTTTGATATAGATCCGCGTATAGAGACCATTGAATGTTGCATTGCACCAAGCTCATCAGGTGGAATTTACTACACAGGACCATCAGAAGACTTCACCAGACCAGGACGTATGTGGTGGTCAGTTCCACAGGGAGAAGACAAATTTGTTACATGGCAAGAAAAAACAACTGTCTACCACGAAGGAGTACCTGGGCATCATCTACAAGTTGGTCAAACTATATGTCTAACAGAACAGCTAAACCGTTGGCGTCGACTAGCCTGCTGGATTAGCGGACACGGCGAAGGATGGGCATTATATTCCGAACAGCTCATGGATGAACTAGGATACTTAAACGATCCTGGTGAAAGAATGGGAATGTTAGATGCGCAACGACTACGTGCAAGTCGTGTAGTGCTTGATATTGGCGTACATTTGAAGAAAAAAGCTCCAAGCCAGTATGGTGATAAACTTTGGGATAGTAATATTGCATGGCAGTTTTTGAAAGATAATGTTGCAATGAACGAAACTTTCTTACACTTTGAATGGGAACGTTACCTTGGCTGGGCTGGACAAGCGCCTTCTTACAAGATAGGTCAACGCCTATGGCTACAAGCACGTGAGGAATATTTGCGTACAGCAAGCGGTAAAGGAATGGAGCCAACTATGAAAGCTTTCCATAAAAAAGCACTAAATATTGGTTCTCTAAGCCTAGACATCATGAAAGAAGCACTACAGAAATAAAGTAATGGGGATAGAACTTACACTATCCCCTTCATATATGAACTTATAAGCTAGTTAGCAAATTCGTGCTACTGCAACGTCTATCTCAAACATAAATAACGCTAAAGGTAAAGAATGGATTACAAATTAATTCTCGCTTCAGCTTCAACCTCTAGGTTGAAAGTACTAAAATCAGCTGGAATAACTGCAAAAGTTTTGGTAAGCAACACTGACGAAGAAAAAATACTATCCAGCATGCATACAGAAAAATTTTCACCTAAACTACAAGTTAGCACTCTGGCTCTGGCAAAAGCTCTTTCAATTGTAAAAGATATTTGCATAAATACTCGTGAAAAAACTACTTCTGAATATACTCATCATAAAGAGTTAGCACTAGTTGCTTGCGACTCTATGCTCGAGTTTAACAACAAAATGCTAGGTAAACCAAAAGATAAGACAATAGCTATCCAAAGAGCAAAACAGATGAGAGGCAAAACAACAACTCTGCATACAGGTCACGCATTGGTAAAGTTAGAACGAGAAATTTTATTAAATATGGATTTAGATACTTTATCTTTACCTAGTATTAGTAGTGAAACTGACGTACAAAACTTTTTAGAAACTCTTCCTTTAAAAATCGCTTTAAATTGCGACAGCACTAAAGTTACTTTTGCAATTACAAAAGATAAAGAAATCGAAAAGTACGTTGAAACAGGAGAACCTTTATATGTTGCTGGAGGTTTCACAATCGATGGTTATGGCAGTGCATTTATTGAGAGAATAGATGGAGATTACAATAACGTAATAGGTATAAGTCCTAGGGTTATAAGAAATTTATCAGCTGAGCTAGACATAGAGTATACTTCACTATGGGATGATATTCATAAGTAACTTTATTTTTAGATAGTTTTATAAATAGGAATTAGATATCTTTATACAAGATTTAAATATTAACTACGTACAATAGAGCGTTTGCAATGTTACTAGTATAACGTTAACAGCACTATCTATATACATTTATAGCTACCAAACTACCATACTACTTATTAAGTTATAGTAACGAAAATACTATTTCTATTTAGGTACAAATATAATAAATCACAGTAAGAATAATATTTCTTATAAAATAATTACAATATTCCTAGTTTATAACTATTGTTATGCAATATCATAAAGATTACACATAAAGTCTTCAATGTATATAAAGAAAATAATATTTGTATAACTTTTGTCAAAATACTTTTTTAAATTTAAACAACTTCTATTAACTAGTTATAAACTCATTGAAAAGCTATTTCACATATCTATAGAGTCTATAGGAACAATATGAAAGAATCATTTATAAAAACAATAAATGTAAGAGTAATTTTAAAAAGTGGAGAAAAGTTTTCAATTCAGTATAACAAGTGTGACAATAAAGCTTTCAAAGTAAGTATTACAGATCAAAATATAAAAATTACACAAATAAATAACAATCCTCAATCTTTTTATTTTAATTTACTAGGTATACCACAAATTACTGTAACACTACCTAAAAATACTGATTTAATTGATGTTAAGGCTCAATACAAAGAAGTTATATTAAAAGATTTAAAATGTAATTCCTTATATGTAAATATGCATAATGGCAAAGTACAAGCACAAAATATAAAAGCAGAAAATATCCTTTTACAAACTACTAACGGCGTAGCTTTAGCCAGAAATATAAGTGTTTCCAATTTGTGTCATTTAAATACTAAAAATGGAATTAGTGTATTAGAAACTTTCTTACGCAGTAAAGACGGATATGAAGTTAATTGTATAAATGGCAAAATATATGCACATGGACATTACAGAGACAGTATTTATTCAAAAAATGGTGTCCCAACTTATATCGTACATTGTGAAAAAGGAAAAGCTATACTAAAAGAAACCCGATAGATTAGGTATTAATAATTTGCATTATAAGAGTTTAAGACAAGTACTATAGGTAAAAAATATTACAGAAATATAAAAATACTTTATACAACAAAAGAAGTCACAATAAGTATATTCTTTACTTTCGATATAAATAGCTTATTCCACTGTATTATTTACCCAGTAAGTATAATTTTAAAATAACTAAGTCACTTTATAAAATACACTATTGACTAAGTAATTATTATGCTCGTTTAATAGTATCTTTTTATAAATTTATAGTCCATGTTCAGCTCTATACTCTTCATTTTGAGGAGGCAGCTTAGCTATCATTTCATCATCAAAATCATAAGCACCTACGCTTGATGCCCCACCTGGAGAGCCGATTTCTTTAAAGAAATCAGTGTTAGCCCTATAGTAATCAGCCCATTCTTCAGGCAAATCGTCTTCATAAAAAATTGCTTCTGTAGGACATACAGGCTCGCACGCACCACAGTCAACGCATTCCTCTGGGTGTATATATAAAGTACGTTCCCCTTCATAAATACAGTCAACTGGACACTCATCTACGCATGCACGATCTTTTACATCTACACATGGTTGAGCAATAACGTATGTCATCTACTTCCCTTTTCTATATACTATTTGTTAATCTTTTCGTATGAATAGTTTAAACCCAAATGAAAAAGAATCAAACACTAATTTACCATGGATGTCTTGGGAAATAGGAGATCGTGTTGTATTACGTAGAAGAGAAGCTGATGGATTTTATGATGCTTTAGGCTATTTGATAGAAAAATCTCCTCACTATGTAGTGATAGAAACTAGAAAAGGTAAAGTAAGAGTTCCATCAGAAAAAATGGTAACTGGCAAAAAAGTTCCACCTCCACCTATAGTAAAACCTAAAGATAAATAAAGAATTACGTAAGACGGTTGTTTTCTTATTTAGCTATATCTTATAGAAACCTATTTACTAGTATTTAACTTGTAGAAGTAAATAAATTTTTTAGTTATCTCTTGTGTAAAAAGAGCAGTCATAGTTTCAGCATAGTAGAGAAAACTTATCCTCTAATCTTGTGTCTTATAAACTAGGTTATAAACAGCACAAATAAGCTTAGATACTTACTCGCAGAATTTTGAAACAAATTGTCCTCATATACGTAGTACCTTGGTAAGTTAAAGGCATACTTCAAAAGCTAGCGCTAATAAAACAAAGCTAGTTTTCAGGAGCTAGTTGTACTTCTTCCCTAGTTTCTTCTTCAGAAACTTTCTTTTCTTCTTTACCGCATTTTACGATATCTGATGGCTTATATCTTGCAGTGTAAGTGTTCTGATCATGCTGTTTTCCATTTACGTATCTACCACGCCATACATCTACTGAGAACCCAGCTGACCCAACAGAATTACCTACACAGTTAGAACTTTCAACCCTTCTGGTAGCAAACGATACAAAGCCATATTTCGAACCTGTAGTAGTCTTTACTTCATAGTACTTAGTAGACCAGAGTTTAACATGTAAGTTCCAGCCCTCAACGTATGATTGCACTACTACACCATAAGGAGTATCATTCTTAAACTTTAGGTCTAAGCTACCTTCCCAATAAGCAGAGTCTCTACCTAAAGGATATTCACTGAAATACTCTGAGTGAGCCCTATGCTCAACATCTTGCATTCCACCCAAGAAAGCCGCATTGAAAATGGTGGTAGCAAGTTGACATAATCCGCCACCGTATGCCCAGCCATAAGAATTTCCTACGATAGCCAAACCTTTAACAAAACCATTAGCTGCTGTAACTGGAGTGAGCTTGTCATTATAAGAGAAAGTTTCCCCCGGCTTTACCAAACTATTGTTTATCTTATTTGCTCCAACGATGAGATTTTGACGCTTCACTTCTCCCTTAATAGGGATAGTATACTCACCAATTACCTCTTTAACTCCAAGATTTTGCGCAGCTTGAGTATCAAATTCAGGCTTTATATCAGTTATTGGTAAGTCGAATTCACGGTTTGAAAATTTTGAAGCATTTTTAACTATATTCTCAGCTAGAGCATTTGAATCAACGTTTTTACCAACTTGAGATGGAATAATCTTAGGAGCATTATTTTCGATAATAACCTTTGCATCCTGCTGTTTTGATACAGTAGCACCTAGTTGACTAAAAATCTTTTCACTGACAAAGTCACCGTTTATTTCTAGCAACAGCTTAGAATCTTTAGGAGTAAATTTGGCAGATTCTGCTAGTATTTCTGGAGAGATTTCAGCATTACTATCGCCTACTTTTAAAGTCATAGCTGAAGCTACTAGAGGCTTAGCAACTTCTTCAAAAGTTTTTTTCGCTTCTTTATCATCAATATTTGGATTGATTTTCTTAGAATTCAGTTTTATCTCTTTAGCAACAAACCACTGCTTTGCTAAAGAGTTATAAAAATGTTTTTCGTCAAATCCTTCTCCTATCGATGACGGCGTTAATACTGGGTTTGTACCTTCATAATGAATTGTCGCATCTACAGGAGCTTTTCCTAGTTCTTGCTGTAGTTTGAAGATTCTGTCTTTATTAGCTTTTTCATTAACCTTCGTAACTACAAGACTTGCATTTGGATTACCTTTTATACGCTCATATATTTTAATAGGATTTAGAGTAAAATACGTAATATTTTTTATAGTTTTTTCATAGTCAGGTTTTATAGATAAATCTGCAGGTAAAACACTTACAACCTTGTCTTTAAGATTTAGAACTAAAGGTTTCTTTATATCTTCAGAAAGCTTATTTTCTAAGAACTTTACTGCTTCTTTATCACTCTTTCCAGATAAGTCGATATTAGCAATCTTAGTTCCATTAGAAACAGCATAGCTATAGGTATATCCGACTAACACATACGCTAAGAATAAAAATATAGCAACAAGTATTCCTGCAAGTGTTACAAGAAACTTTTTATTCTTCAACTTATCCATATTCATCCTATTACAGAGCTGGTAAAAGCTATTTTTTCTCTTCTCTTCTAGCTTTTGCTGCAATCTTAAAACGCTCTTGAGCTTGTAAGATTACTTTTCTTATCCTAATTGATTCAGGTGTAACTTCTACACATTCGTCACTTGCTGCCAACTCAAGAGACTCTTCTAGAGTCAATTTACGAGGAGGAACTAAGTTTTCAAATGTATCAGCAGAAGCGGCACGCATATTAGTCTGCTTTTTCTCACGTGTGATGTTGACATCCATATCTTCACCACGAGGATTTTCACCTACGACTTGACCTTCATACACTTGTGAACCCGCTTCAACAATAAACGATCCACGTTCTTGTAAGTTAATCATAGCGTAAGGAGTAGCTTGTCCTGGACGGTCAGCCAC encodes:
- a CDS encoding VanW family protein is translated as MDKLKNKKFLVTLAGILVAIFLFLAYVLVGYTYSYAVSNGTKIANIDLSGKSDKEAVKFLENKLSEDIKKPLVLNLKDKVVSVLPADLSIKPDYEKTIKNITYFTLNPIKIYERIKGNPNASLVVTKVNEKANKDRIFKLQQELGKAPVDATIHYEGTNPVLTPSSIGEGFDEKHFYNSLAKQWFVAKEIKLNSKKINPNIDDKEAKKTFEEVAKPLVASAMTLKVGDSNAEISPEILAESAKFTPKDSKLLLEINGDFVSEKIFSQLGATVSKQQDAKVIIENNAPKIIPSQVGKNVDSNALAENIVKNASKFSNREFDLPITDIKPEFDTQAAQNLGVKEVIGEYTIPIKGEVKRQNLIVGANKINNSLVKPGETFSYNDKLTPVTAANGFVKGLAIVGNSYGWAYGGGLCQLATTIFNAAFLGGMQDVEHRAHSEYFSEYPLGRDSAYWEGSLDLKFKNDTPYGVVVQSYVEGWNLHVKLWSTKYYEVKTTTGSKYGFVSFATRRVESSNCVGNSVGSAGFSVDVWRGRYVNGKQHDQNTYTARYKPSDIVKCGKEEKKVSEEETREEVQLAPEN
- a CDS encoding TIGR03773 family transporter-associated surface protein gives rise to the protein MVTKFGKSNRVKAITLFLIFLLVSAGSITPTYAEDVIIGAKGGNHVDLFHLEPVNGKPKLFLSEDITGRKVLRDPNTTVLEVTDKAYYTQIPAHFPGAPSAYVLSQSGNNPDILWPGWDTLAVAKIGYQSTKFTFESVQGPGKVYMYQSTVNNPVSPVLSGGGIEVVNGSQIVEPFPTHKHVTWTFTKAGRYTFKVNVVSTKDGKDYNVGSATYRIDVDSKNQSKPPVEAPKADCRKGYEKKLANDGNYYCVSPNVANKIQENSNKPVGKTCKPVLERRQAKPGDKIKTTSTVLFNVGSSAGITSGHFDLGSAVINGEYTGVLKDDNQGLWVNPSSRTFALSDAARVSLPAGLSSIGEKGATAWMIDQTQKASVPWVGINTQHPGLLQNTTGNVTFQMNYVGPGRVALVEGSSFGQSGRVLLGAGGGSSWTVPANSHTHPNWFFSAPGQYSVIITQTTVARTNVAWNELVGRDENGNECSASLPQSYGKVASKTDKDKKEEKEVSKKAKAVKFNASGKEYTSEQSSNSIYYALAGVGILALLISSGIIIYSFRTKSEN
- the fdxA gene encoding ferredoxin encodes the protein MTYVIAQPCVDVKDRACVDECPVDCIYEGERTLYIHPEECVDCGACEPVCPTEAIFYEDDLPEEWADYYRANTDFFKEIGSPGGASSVGAYDFDDEMIAKLPPQNEEYRAEHGL
- a CDS encoding DUF4097 family beta strand repeat-containing protein translates to MKESFIKTINVRVILKSGEKFSIQYNKCDNKAFKVSITDQNIKITQINNNPQSFYFNLLGIPQITVTLPKNTDLIDVKAQYKEVILKDLKCNSLYVNMHNGKVQAQNIKAENILLQTTNGVALARNISVSNLCHLNTKNGISVLETFLRSKDGYEVNCINGKIYAHGHYRDSIYSKNGVPTYIVHCEKGKAILKETR
- a CDS encoding DUF885 domain-containing protein codes for the protein MTKAPKNTKLDQIAEEYVDNIAKNNPIEATYLGIKGYDHLWPDFSPSGLEKTNKLHLYTLEKAKNVELENVTDEITLKAMEERISLYNKLYVTGEQHRSLNNIESPLQAIRDIFDLQSQETQEDFEKILTRLQNIDQPLQGYIESLQYAKNKEHVSAKRQIEAVCKQIDNLASSSSSLDLLEQTYSKLQNCDSSFQSTLKEAIQNAKCEFNKLKTYMQEELIPLAPQEDAVGLERYKLLSQYHVGAVVDLDETYEWGQEELNNIDKQQKEIAKELYGDNVSVMQALNNLNNEPRYILHGTKALQEWMQKTADEAIQKLKGTHFDIDPRIETIECCIAPSSSGGIYYTGPSEDFTRPGRMWWSVPQGEDKFVTWQEKTTVYHEGVPGHHLQVGQTICLTEQLNRWRRLACWISGHGEGWALYSEQLMDELGYLNDPGERMGMLDAQRLRASRVVLDIGVHLKKKAPSQYGDKLWDSNIAWQFLKDNVAMNETFLHFEWERYLGWAGQAPSYKIGQRLWLQAREEYLRTASGKGMEPTMKAFHKKALNIGSLSLDIMKEALQK
- a CDS encoding metal ABC transporter solute-binding protein, Zn/Mn family gives rise to the protein MRIKNTIVSVAALCVFLSGCASASTSHQSDKVNVVATTPIIADIVKNVTRDKANVTALVPNGADPHSYEPTFRQTRDVANADIAFSNYLTLEEQAVIKMLDANLPKKVQNIALAESAIPKGIKTINLVENRALDTIWLGLRVEGEGKKDTDTRSQQVEISLKKLVGPGKMFGYLTESFGEPNIYFDSTNKDSRTKAVLPIDAHTHMSWAFTKPGIYKATFVAKHKDNKTNKVTDVKESTFTFAVGVDAHKKFPGKKVFDKNHADITVDLKDKKLKFSAAVAEGDQAHSHVEEEQGKDSQTNHNESNHEHEHEHDHDVNTNGDEHNHDEHGHDDEDSHVHGQDSEHAHLHQDYDAKDVIIEVPNKAISQVPSEIEYKFLGKAGESIYLLPQAVLGKHVHGELDPHLWLNAENVKYYVDVIAEKLSEIDPKNKNNYDKNATEYKEKLDKLHHRLLEEVKQIPIENRQLVTTHDSFGYFAKAYGVKVAGFVTPNPSTQPSVAERKKLTETIHNLKVKAVFLEPNIIAKSSVLKQIADEQGVKVCSIWSDTFTDNITNYIQMMDANIKSMKKCLK
- a CDS encoding nucleoside triphosphate pyrophosphatase, with the translated sequence MDYKLILASASTSRLKVLKSAGITAKVLVSNTDEEKILSSMHTEKFSPKLQVSTLALAKALSIVKDICINTREKTTSEYTHHKELALVACDSMLEFNNKMLGKPKDKTIAIQRAKQMRGKTTTLHTGHALVKLEREILLNMDLDTLSLPSISSETDVQNFLETLPLKIALNCDSTKVTFAITKDKEIEKYVETGEPLYVAGGFTIDGYGSAFIERIDGDYNNVIGISPRVIRNLSAELDIEYTSLWDDIHK